A stretch of Lathyrus oleraceus cultivar Zhongwan6 chromosome 6, CAAS_Psat_ZW6_1.0, whole genome shotgun sequence DNA encodes these proteins:
- the LOC127098123 gene encoding 3-ketoacyl-CoA synthase 19, translating into MEYLLKILCLFSLLYSILQLFKLILKRRNQSCYMLAYECFKPKEETKLNTDTCVRIVLRNRNLGLDEFRFLLKTMVSSGIGENTYCPKNVLEGREACPSLKGTYEEIDEIMFDTLDGLFKKTRFSPSEIDILVVNVSLFSPIPSLTSRIINRYKMREDVKVFNLAGMGCSASVAAIDLVQQLFKTHENSLGIVVSTEDLGSHWYCGKDKKMMLSNCLFRSGGCSMLFTNKMELKHKAILKLKHMERTQYGADDEAYNCCIQVEDEEGFAGFRLTKSLVKSAAKALTVNLQTMVPKILPLWELVRFFTVSLCNSMKKIQLENIFSLFFGHGGKTVKKPIFNVLGGGINLKTGIEHFCVHPGGKAVVDGVGKGLKLNDYDLEPARMALHRWGNTSAGGLWYVLGYMEAKKRLKKGDRILMISLGAGFKCNNCVWEVMRDLSDTNVWKESIESYPPPSLNNPLKEKYDWIHEDYLGFVRFDYSTLKLD; encoded by the coding sequence ATGGAATATCTCTTAAAGATTTTATGCCTTTTTTCTTTGCTCTATTCCATTTTACAACTTTTCAAGTTGATTCTTAAACGTAGAAACCAATCCTGTTACATGTTAGCCTATGAGTGTTTCAAACCAAAGGAAGAAACAAAACTCAACACAGACACATGTGTAAGAATAGTCCTAAGAAACAGAAACCTTGGTCTAGACGAATTCAGGTTTCTCTTGAAAACCATGGTTAGTTCCGGAATCGGTGAAAACACTTACTGTCCAAAAAACGTTCTTGAAGGAAGAGAAGCATGTCCATCTCTCAAAGGCACGTATGAAGAAATAGATGAAATCATGTTTGATACACTCGACGGCCTTTTCAAAAAAACACGCTTCTCTCCTTCAGAAATAGACATTCTTGTTGTTAATGTTTCATTGTTTTCACCAATACCTTCACTCACATCAAGAATCATAAACAGATACAAAATGAGAGAAGATGTAAAAGTCTTCAATCTCGCGGGAATGGGGTGCAGTGCAAGTGTTGCAGCTATCGATCTTGTGCAACAGCTTTTCAAAACACATGAAAATTCCTTAGGAATTGTTGTTAGCACAGAAGATCTTGGTTCTCATTGGTACTGTGGAAAGGACAAAAAAATGATGTTATCTAACTGTCTTTTTCGTTCAGGTGGCTGTTCTATGCTATTCACAAACAAAATGGAGCTGAAACACAAAGCTATCCTGAAACTGAAACACATGGAGAGAACACAGTATGGTGCTGACGACGAAGCTTACAACTGTTGCATACAAGTGGAAGATGAAGAAGGTTTTGCAGGTTTTCGACTAACCAAAAGCCTTGTTAAATCTGCAGCAAAAGCTTTGACAGTAAACTTGCAGACTATGGTTCCAAAGATTCTCCCGCTTTGGGAACTGGTACGGTTTTTTACAGTTTCTCTATGCAACAGTATGAAGAAAATTCAGTTGGAAAATATATTTTCACTATTTTTTGGCCACGGCGGTAAAACGGTTAAGAAACCGATATTTAATGTGTTGGGAGGTGGAATAAATTTAAAAACTGGTATAGAACATTTTTGTGTTCATCCTGGAGGTAAAGCAGTGGTTGATGGAGTTGGTAAGGGCTTAAAATTGAATGATTATGATCTTGAACCAGCTAGAATGGCGCTTCATCGTTGGGGGAATACTTCTGCTGGTGGATTATGGTATGTTTTAGGATATATGGAAGCAAAAAAGAGACTTAAAAAAGGTGATAGAATATTGATGATTAGTCTTGGAGCTGGTTTTAAGTGTAACAATTGTGTTTGGGAAGTGATGAGAGATTTATCTGATACCAATGTTTGGAAAGAATCTATTGAAAGTTATCCTCCACCATCACTGAATAATCCATTAAAGGAGAAGTATGATTGGATTCATGAGGATTATCTTGGCTTTGTGAGGTTCGATTATAGCACTTTGAAGCTTGATTAG